One genomic segment of Arcobacter porcinus includes these proteins:
- a CDS encoding type II toxin-antitoxin system Phd/YefM family antitoxin, which yields MVTYSTNELISSSEFAKKFGTYLAQIKDKTVDKLAILKNNKVEAVLISKDEYEAMKEVLKEVETKKILQSIQSGLDDMKSGKTKHIDKLWDEL from the coding sequence GTGGTAACATATTCTACAAATGAACTTATCTCTTCATCAGAGTTTGCTAAAAAATTTGGTACTTATTTAGCACAAATAAAAGATAAAACTGTAGATAAACTTGCAATTTTAAAAAATAATAAAGTAGAAGCAGTACTTATTTCTAAAGATGAATATGAAGCTATGAAAGAAGTTTTAAAAGAAGTTGAAACAAAAAAGATTTTACAATCTATTCAAAGTGGTTTAGACGATATGAAAAGTGGAAAAACTAAACATATAGATAAATTATGGGATGAACTTTGA